The nucleotide sequence CGTCGGCCCGTCAGGCATGGGCCACTATCACGGCCACGAAGGGTTTCTGGCGTTCAGCAAGGCCAAGGGCGTGTTTATCAAGCAACGCTTCAACGCAGCGCGCATGATCTACCCGCCCTACGGCAAGGCGCTGCAGAGGCTGGTTTACAAACTGTTCGTGCGCTGAGATCGACAAGAAGTGGCGGATCGCGCGATTTTCGTCTCCGGCATGGCGGTGACGGCACACAGCGCCCGCTGGACGATGATCTTGGAGGCGCCCAACAGTCTTACTCAGCATGGCTGATCTGCCTTGGCCCACGCTTCCCGGTCAACTGGCCGAGCGGATGAAATGAGCACAGCATGCTTTGATACTTTACGCTGCCGACACCGAGCCGCTACCATCCACCACCCTATGCATGCGCCAGGACGTCGCGATGAATCGAGTGCTGTATCCGGGAACCTTCGATCCCATCACCATGGGTCATACCGACCTGATCGAACGCGCTTCGCGCCTGTTCGACGAAGTGATCATCGCGATTGCTGCCAGCCCGCACAAGAATCCTCTGCTTCCGCTTGAACAGCGTGTCGCACTGGCCAAGGAAGTCACCGCACACCTGCCCAACGTCAAGGTGCTGGGTTTCTCCACGCTGCTCGCGCATTTCGTCGCCGAACAAAAGGCCAATGTGCTTCTGCGTGGGCTGCGTGCCGTCTCGGACTTCGAATATGAATTCCAGCTGGCCAACATGAACCGTCAGCTGGCGCCGGACGTGGAAAGCCTCTTCCTCACCCCGTCGGAGAAATTTTCCTATATTTCCTCGACCCTGGTGCGCGAGATCGCCCGTCTTGATGGCGATGTCTCCAAGTTCGTTCATCCTTCGGTAGTGAAGGCGCTGGCGGACCGCTACGCGGGCAACTGAACCGCCGCTCCCGACAACCGCACGTGCGCCGCGCGCGCCAATGCGGCAAAATTGGCGTGCCGTTTCAGTGTGAAGCGGCCTGCATTGCCGCTGGAGTTTACCGATGTCCCTGATAATCACCGATGACTGCATCAACTGTGACGTGTGCGAGCCCGAGTGCCCGAACAGCGCCATTTCTCAGGGCGAGGAAATCTACGTCATCGACCCGAACCTGTGTACCGAGTGCGTCGGCCACTACGACGAGCCCCAGTGCCAGCAGGTGTGCCCGGTGGACTGCATCCCGCTCGACGTCAACAACGTCGAGAGCAAGGACGAACTGATGCAGAAGTACCTGATCATCACCGGCAAGGCCGGATAGCGTTCCATAGGCGCCGACCATGGCGCCTGCCCTAATCAAATACCCAGAAGTAGCGGCTCCTCCAGGTCGTCTTCATTGCGAAGCAGACGCGCCAGCTCCTCGCTCTCACCTAACAGCAGTGCATTGCGCAGGCTCTGGAAGATGCGGCTGGCGTAGCCCAGATCGTTCATCAGCGAGCTGGTCTGGAGGCCGTCCAGCTGCTTGCTACGCACTGCCATAAACAAGCGCTTGCGAAATTCGCCATCGAAGTCGGCCCCATTCTGATCCAGCCATTGCATACGCTCGCGCCACAGGGTTTCAGGCAACTCGGCCCGGTGCAGTGCGCGTAGTTCACGCAGCGTTTCCAGCAAATGGCGGCGCAGTTCGACATAGCTCGTGCGCGCCACCGACTCCTCCTGACGCAGATAGTGACGCAGATTCTTCTGCAGGTGCTTGGCGTCCTTGACGGCGTCCACCAACTGCAGCGAAACGACCTGGCAACTCATCCAGAAGGCCTGGTGCGCCTCATCCTGGGGAAGATGCATGCGCCCCATAAAACTCAGCAGATCGCTGTACACGCCCTTGATATGGCGCCGGTAGAGCACATCGGCATCCAGCGCATGGGCATCGGGTGCAGCGTTCAATAAATGCTCATCAATCGGCCCTTCCAGCTGCTCCACCGGCAGATACAGGGCATGGCAAATCACCTCCATGCTCAGACGCCCCATATGGCGCAGCTCGCGGGTCACCGCGCTGGCAGCCGCATCAACCGAATCCAGTGCCTGCTCTTCAAGGTAACGGGCACGGGTCGGCAACGGCTCAGGCTGTTGTTCGGACACAGCCAGCTCGGTAATCAGCACTTCAGGCTCTTCGATATCTGGCAGCCAGCGCTGCAGCAAGGTCACCAGACGCGCCTGCCAGAACCAGAACAGCGCCACCCCGAGTGCGTTGAACAGGGTATGGAACAGCGCCAGCTGAAGCAGACTGTTGTCGCCCAATCCAACCAGCCCGCTTGCCCAGAGCACCAGCCAGCCGAGCGGCTGCAGCAGAATAAAAGCCGCCACCGCAGTGCCGAGGTTGAACAGCACATGCACCAGCGCCAGACGTTGACCGCTGCGGTTGCCACCCAGCGCACCCATGATTCCAGTGGTCACGGCGCTGCCGATATTGGCACCGATGGCGACGGCCAGGCTTTGCGCCAGATCCACCTGACCACTGGCCAGCGCAGCCAGCGTCAGCATCAAGGTGGCGTGACTGGACTGCAGAACCATGGTCAGCAGGGTTCCTACGGCGACGAACAGCAACTGCCCGGCCAGACCATCTGCCTGATAGGCAGTCAGATCCATGCCGGCGCCAAACGCGCTGAAGCCTTCTTTGATGCCGTCGATGCCCAGAAATATAAAGGCGATACCCAGGACAATGCGCCCTGCGGCCTTGCTCTTCGGCCCGTTGAAACCGGCCAGCACGCCGAACACCAGCAATGGCAGAGCCAGTGGGCTGAGACTGATGTTCTGCCCGGCCAACGCCAGCAGCCAGATACCGAAGCTGGCGCCAAGGTTGGCACCGAACAGAATTGCAATGCCGCCCGCCAGCTGGATGAGCCCGGTACTGATAAAGGCAATGGTCAGCAATGAAACCAGGGTGGTGGATTGCAGCAGCATGGTGCCGCCGATTCCAAACAGCAGCGCCTTGCCCGAAGTCGAGGTGCTGCGCCCCAGCAGCTCTTCCAGCTTGCCGCCGGCCAGCTCCCGCAGCCCCTCTTCCAGACACTGCATACCGAATAGGAACAGCGCCAGACCGGCGCAAAGCTGCAGCCAGCCCTCGCTGGACCAGAATGACCAGGACAGGATTAAGAACCCGAATACGGGCAATGAAAGTTTAAGAAGTCGACTTAACACGTTTCCGGCTTCGCTCGCAGGATAAAGGCGACGAAGCCTACGCCAAGCCTGGAAGGGCCGGAAGTCCCTGCACTTCCGGCTTTGGTATGGCTCGCCGATCAGTCCTGGCGGTTGTAACCGACGCGGGTGCAGCCAAGGCAACGGGCGAAGGCAGCGGCTCCTGGCTCGACCACCAGGGCATGACCGGTTTCCTTGATGCCACCACCCATGGCGGTGAACGGCAGGCTGACGACAAACAGGCCGGCACCGATAACCGTTGCGCCGATCAACAGAGGCCGAGCGATCAGCAGATCACCCACGATGGAGAAGGCCTTTGGCGCCTCGACGGTGTACATCGGATCACCGCTGACATTCTGATGCGCCGACTGGGCATGCGCTGGCATCGTCAGCAGGCCAGTGGTAAGGGCCAGGACAACGGCAGTGGAGCGAAACAGTTTCATGATGTGATCCTTCATCTGGGCGCAACAGGGCGGTTTATTTTCGTGCTGGTCACTATAGCAGCGGCCAGTGCCTGCCGATCGTGAACGCCGTCAACCCCTGTAGTGTTGATGCAGGTCGCATTAACGGTCTGAGTCCAAGCCGTTCGCCAAGCTTAACGCTGGCATCGGATGCAATGGACACTGGCACGCTGGCCCAGGCGGGTTTCACGCAGGGTCGAACCACAGTTTTTACAGAACTCACCGCCGCGACCGTAGACGAACAACTCCTGCTGGAAGTAGCCCGGTTTGCCATCCCCACCGACGAAGTCGCGCAACGTAGTGCCGCCGCGCTCGATGGCACAGGCCAGGATGCGCCTGATCTCTTCGGCCAGTTTCAGATAGCGCGCCCGCGATACCGTGCCGACGGCGCGACGCGGGTCGATCCCAGCGGCGAACAGCGCCTCGCTGGCGTAGATATTGCCCACTCCCACCACGACCGCGTTATCCATGATGAAGGGTTTGACCGCCATGCTGCGCCCGCGCGACATGCGGAACAGCCGGTCGCCGTCAAATTCGTCGCCAAGCGGCTCCGGCCCCAGGCTCGCCAGCAGCGTGTGGCTCAGCGGGTCATTACTCCAGAGCAACGCACCGAAACGCCGCGGATCGGTGTAGCGCAGCGCCATGCCAGACTCCAGCACGATATCCACATGCTCGTGCTTGCCGTGCGGCAGCTCTGCATCCACCAATCGCAGACTGCCGGACATGCCCAGATGGGCAATCAGCGTCCCCGCCTCGGCCTTGATCAAAAGGTACTTGGCGCGCCGCTCCACCGCTTCGATTCGCTGGCCGGACAGCCGCACGTCGAGATCCTCCGGGATCGGCCAGCGCAAGCGGCGCTCGCGCACGATCACGCGGGTAACGCGCTGCCCAACGAGATACGGCTCGATGCCGCGACGGGTGGTTTCGACTTCTGGAAGCTCAGGCATGACGGAGAGGCAGTAAAAAAATTTGGCGAATCCTAGCATGGGCGTACGCATCGGGACCTCGCATGCGGGTCTGCTACCGGCTGTAGAGAGAGGCGAACTTTCCCGACGGCGCGCGGCCCACCTTCAGACGGCCCGCATTCCGCGGCCCAACCAACGGAGGCACGCTATGACCCAAGCGCTGACAGGCAAACGTGTGGCGATCCTACTGACCGATGGCTTCGAGCAGGTGGAGATGACCGGCCCCAAAGAGGCTCTGGAAAAAGCCGGTGCCAAGGTCGAACTGATTTCGGCGGAGTCAGGCACCGTAAAAGGCTGGAACCACACCACGCCAGCTGATGAATTCCCGGTCGACCACACTTTCGACAGTATCCAGATGGACGACTACGACGCCCTGCTGCTACCCGGTGGCGTCGTCAACTCCGACACCATCCGCACCGATGAAATGGCGCAGGAACTGGTGCGCGACGCGGCACGCGCGAACAAGACCATCGCAGTGATCTGCCACGGCGGCTGGCTGCTGATATCGGCCGACCTGGTCAAGGGCAAGCGCATGACCAGCTGGCCCTCGCTGATCGACGACCTGAAGAACGCCGGCGCCGAATGGGTCGATGAGCAGGTGGTGGTCGATGGCCATCTGATCAGCAGCCGCAAACCCGATGACATTCCGGCGTTCAACGAGGCCGTGATCAAGGCCCTCTCGACCTGAACAACGCGACGAGCCCGGACGCGCCTCAGCCGTTTGAGGCTTGCGGCCCGGCGCTCCTATACAATGGCCGCCCCCTGATCCGGAGCGCCCTCATGACCCTGCCCAGCCTGCGCCTTAAAGCCAACGCCGATCGCCGCCTGCGCGCCGGTCATTTGTGGGTTTACAGCAATGAAGTGGACACCGCCGCCACGCCGCTGAACGCCTTCGCCGCGGGCGATCAGGCCACCCTGGAAGCTGCCGGCGGCAAGCCCCTGGGCATCGTCGGGATCTCGCCAAACAACCTGATCTGCGCACGCCTGCTGTCACGCGACATCAGGTACAGCCTGGACAAGTCATTGCTGGTTCATCGCATCCAGGTCGCCCTTAGCCTGCGTGAGCGCCTCTTCGACCAGCCGTGCTATCGCCTGATCTACGCGGACGCCGATCTGCTACCCGGCCTGATCGTAGACCGCTTCCACGACCACCTGGTGGTACAGATCGCGTCGGCAACCATGGAGCGCAGCAAGGACGCCATCCTCGAAGCCCTGGTACAGGTGCTCAAGCCACGCGGCGTGCTGTGGAAGAACGACTCCGCTGCCCGTGATGCCGACGGCCTGGAACGCTACGTGGACACCGCCTTCGGTGTGGTACCGGAATGGCTCGACCTGGAAGAGAACGGCGTAAAGTTTCAGACCCCGGTGGTACAGGGCCAGAAGAGCGGCTGGCTCTACGATCACCGTTTGAACCGCGCGCGGCTGGCGCCCTACGTCAAGGGCAAGCGGGTGCTTGATCTGTTCTGCAACGTCGGCGGCTGGGGCGTCCAGGCCGCAGCGTTCGGCGCCAGCGAAGTGTTCTGCGTCGATGGTTCTGCGTTCGCCCTCGATGCCGTCGAACGCAATGCCGCCCTCAACGGCGTGGCGGAAAAGATCACCTGTGTCGAAGGCGACATCTTCGAAGCCTTGAAGGAATTGAAGAACGCCGAGGAACGCTTCGATGTGGTCATCACCGACCCGCCTGCATTCGTCAAGCGCAAGAAGGATCTGAAGAACGGTGAGGCCGCCTACCGCCGGCTCAACGAACAGGCCATGCGCCTGCTCGGCAAGGACGGCATTCTGGTCAGCGCCAGCTGCTCGATGCACCTGCCCGAAGACAATCTGCAAAATATCCTGCTCGGCAGTGCACGCCATCTGGACCGCAACATCCAGCTGCTGGAGCGCGGCGGCCAGGGTCCGGATCATCCGGTGCATCCGGCGATCCCGGAAACCCGCTACATCAAAAGCCTGATCTGCCGATTGTTGCCCAACGCCTGATTGCTCTGTCCGCAGAGAGCTGTCAGGCGGGATGATGCTCTGTAACGGTGGATAAGCTTCGCGTTATCCACCCTACGCAGACAAATGCAGGGGAAACGGCGCAACGCCTTTTCCCGTTGCCCCGCCATCCCCCTTCTGCACTGCCCAGGGTTCGGGCAGTCGCACCCACAAGGTGCATTTCCCTTATCTCTTGGTTGCCGAAACCGCCATTTCGCCGGCCGACTCGCGCAATGCGCAGCCTGGTCTAGGCTTGAAAACGTGACGTGACGCGGGCTCGCCCGGCTCCCTGGCGTGCTTATTGCCTGCCCGTCGAATCACGACCACAACAACCATGAACGGCTGCTTGGCACCTGACGCGCCTCGAATACGAGGCTGCTGCGCCGAGATAGGGAAGGGTAATGGACGATCAAGCCGGGGACCGACCGTTCCTGCAGTTTCGTAACGTGAAGAAGACCTACGATCACAAGACGCTGGTGGTCGAGGACTTCAATCTGAACGTGGCCAAGGGCGAGTTCATCACCCTGCTCGGCCCATCCGGTTCGGGCAAGACCACCTGCCTGATGATGCTCGCCGGCTTCGAGGACGTGACCAGCGGCGAGATCCTTATCAACGGCCGGCCAATCACCAGCATCGCGCCCTACCGCCGCAACATCGGCATGGTCTTTCAGCAATACGCGCTGTTCCCGCACATGACCATTCGCGAAAACCTTGCCTACCCGCTGAAGATCCGCAAGCAGACGCGTGAGCACATCGAGCAGCGCGTCGACCAGTACCTGGCGCTGATCGAGCTGCAACAGTTCGGCGGGCGCTATCCGGCGCAACTCTCGGGTGGCCAGCGCCAGCGCGTGGCCCTGGCCCGTGCGCTGATCTTCGCGCCCGACATCGTGCTGATGGACGAGCCGCTCGGTGCGCTGGACAAGAAACTGCGCGAGCAGATGCAGTTCGAGATCAAGCGGCTGCACGACCAGCTCGGTTTCACGGTGATCTACGTCACCCACGACCAGACCGAAGCCCTGACCATGTCCGATCGCATCGCCGTATTCAACCAGGGCGTGGTGCAGCAGTGCGCACCGCCCGACGTGCTCTATGAACGGCCGGCCAACCTCTTCGTCGCCGATTTCATCGGAGAGAGCAACAAGCTGCGCGGCACCATCGAGGCGGTCGCAGCCGACCGCGTCCAGGTGCGCCTCAACGACGGCGGCCTGGTCAGCACGCTGAAGGCCAACTGCGTGACTCCGGGCCAGCCCACCACGGTTTCGATCCGCCCGGAAAAGCTCACCTTCACCGAGCGCCTCGGCGATGCCGGCAACCGGGTTCGCGCACGTTTCGTCACCAGCCACTACGTCGGCGAATATATTCGCTACCACTTCGAGACGGCCAACGGCAGCGAGCTGGTGGTGAAGAACATGAACGACAGTTCGGCGCCGCCCCTGGCAACCGGCGACGAGATCGACCTGGCCTGGCTTCCTCAGGACAGCCAGGCCCTGGACGGACAGGAGTCCCCCAAACCGCAGTAAACAGACCCATGCAACAGGCAACGGAGCACACAGATGGCTAGATCATTGACTACCAGCGTTTCCGCATTCGCCCTGAGCGCCGCGCTGGCGGCGGCATCCATGACCACCCACGCCCAGGAATCGCTGACCGTCGTGTCCTGGGGCGGATCCTATGGCGCTGCGCAGCAGAAGCACGTCATCGACCCGTTCCAGAAGGACACAGGCGTGCGCGTGCTGTTCGAAGACTATTCCGGCGGCGTCGCCGAGATGAAGGCGCAGGTGGAGTCCGGCAATATCCAGTGGGATGTGGTCGACTTCGAGGTGATCGACCTCGAGCGCGCCTGTTCCGAAGGTCTGCTTGAAGAAGTGCCGCGCGACATTCTCCCCGCCGGGGTCGACGGCACGCCAGCCGAAGAGGATTTCATTCCCGAGGCGCTGGCCAGCGAGTGCGCGGTGGGCAACATCGTCTGGTCGGTGGTGTTCGCCTATAACGAGCGCACCATCGGCGACACCAAGGCGGCCTCGCTCACCGACTTCTTCGACACCAGCAAGATTCCCGGCAAGCGCGCCCTGCGCAAGCGCCCGCAGGTGAACATGGAGTGGGCGCTGATGGCCGATGGCGTGGCGCCTGAAGATGTCTACGAGGTGCTGGCCACCCCGGAAGGCCAGCAGCAGGCCTTCGACAAGCTCGACACCCTGAAGAAGGACATCATCTGGTTCGAGTCCTGGTCACAGGCACCGCAACTGCTCAACGACGGCGGCGCGGTGCTGGTGCAGTCGGCCAACGGCCGCTTCTACGACGCCATTCGCCAGGAGAACAAGCCCTTCGTCATCGTCTGGGACGGCCACGTCTACGACCTTGATGCCTGGGCCGTGCTCAAGGGCACGCCGAAAAAGGAGCTGGCCTTCAAGTTCATCGCTTACGCCACCCAATCCAAGCCGTTGGCCGGCATGCCGGACGTCGCCTATGGCCCGACGCGCAAGTCGTCCTTGCCGCTGGCAGATCAGACCGCCGCGCCGCACCTGCCGACCGCGCACCTGGACAAGGGCATCCAGGCCGGTTCGGAGTTCTGGGCCGACTATGGTGAAGCCCTCGGCGAACGCTTCAACGAGTGGCTGTTGAAATGATCGCCCTGCACCCCTCCGCCTCGGCGAAGGGGTGCAACAACGGAGTATCGCTTTGACTGCTTTGACCCATGCCGAGAGGGACCTGGCCAGTGCCAGCCGGCGCAGGAAGCGCCTGCTGGCCTTTACCTTCGTCGCGCCGCTGCTGCTGTTCATTCTGCTGAGCTTCGTCGCGCCGATTGCCAGCATGCTCTGGCGCAGCGTCTACCACCCGACCGTGGCCGAGCTGATTCCCGCAACTCTGGAACAGCTCGAGCAATGGGACGATGACAGCCAGACACCGCCAGAGGCCACCCTGGCGGTCTTTGCCGAGGAGCTGCACGGACTGGCCAAGGAACGCCAGTCCGGCAAGCTGGCCGAGGAGCTCAACCGGATGCAGGCCGGCATGTCCAGCATGGTCAAGTCCACCGCACGCAGGCTTGGCCGGCTAAAGGCCGAGGAGCTCCCGCAGCAGGGTGTCGAAACCCTGCTCCAGGCTCACCGCAACTGGGCGAAGCCCGAGACCTGGCGCGCCGTTCGCCGAGCGGGCGAGGTCTACACATACCACAACTACCTGACCGCTCTGGATCTGGAGCACACGGACCAGGGCATCCGCCCTCGCGACACCGAAATCTACCGCCAGCTGTACACCAAAACGCTGAAGACGGCGCTGATCATCACGGTGCTGTGCGCCCTGCTTGGCTATCCCCTGGCCTATTACCTGGCCAGCCTGCCGAGCAACCGCGCCAACCTGCTGCTGGTGCTGGTGCTGCTGCCCTTCTGGACCTCGCTGCTGGTGCGCACCACCGCCTGGATCGCGCTGCTGCAGACCAACGGCGTGATCAACAGCTTCCTGCTCAGCAGCGGCCTCGTCGCCACGCCATTCGAGATGCTCTACACCTCGTTTGCCACCATCTTGGCGATGACCCACATCCTGCTGCCGTTCATGATCCTGCCGCTGTACAGCGTGATGCGCGGCATCGACCCGAGCTACATGCGCGCCGCAATGTCCCTTGGCGCACCCCCGCTGCCGGCCTTCGCTCGCATCTACTTTCCGATGACCTTGCCGGGGCTCAGCGCCGGTGCGCTGCTGGTGTTCATCATCTCGGTGGGCTACTACATCACCCCGGCCCTGGTCGGCGGCACAGACGGTCAGATGATCAGCAACATCATCGCCTTTCACATGCAATCGTCGAACAACTGGGAACTGGCCGCGGCACTGGGCTCGTTGCTGCTGGCGCTGATCCTGCTGCTGTACTGGGTATACGACCGTTTCGTCGGCGCTGGCAGCATCAAGTTGGGATAACGGATGAAGACACCTTCCTACTATGGCCTGTGGCATCACCTTGGCAGCTGGTTGCTGAAGATTGCTTCATGGCTGGTGCTGCTGTTTCTGATCCTGCCGATCCTGGTGATCGTGCCGCTGTCATTCAACAGCGAGCCCTTCTTCAGCTTCACCGAAGGCATGCTCAAGCTGCAGCCGGAGGCCTGGTCACTGCGCTGGTATGAGCAGGTGTTCAACGATCCCCGCTGGCTGCTGGCGATCAAGAACAGCTTTATCATCGGCTTCTTCGCCACCCTGCTGGCGACGGTACTGGGCACCTGCGCGGCGGTGGGCCTGGCCCGCGAAGAGATGCCCCTGCGCCGTTTCATCACCGCACTGCTGCTGTCGCCGATGATCGTCCCGCTGATCATCACCGCCGCCGGGATGTTCTTCTTCTATTCCACCCTTAACCTGGCCGGCAGCCACCTGGGCGTGATCAT is from Pseudomonas saudiphocaensis and encodes:
- the mutM gene encoding bifunctional DNA-formamidopyrimidine glycosylase/DNA-(apurinic or apyrimidinic site) lyase, translated to MPELPEVETTRRGIEPYLVGQRVTRVIVRERRLRWPIPEDLDVRLSGQRIEAVERRAKYLLIKAEAGTLIAHLGMSGSLRLVDAELPHGKHEHVDIVLESGMALRYTDPRRFGALLWSNDPLSHTLLASLGPEPLGDEFDGDRLFRMSRGRSMAVKPFIMDNAVVVGVGNIYASEALFAAGIDPRRAVGTVSRARYLKLAEEIRRILACAIERGGTTLRDFVGGDGKPGYFQQELFVYGRGGEFCKNCGSTLRETRLGQRASVHCIRCQR
- a CDS encoding ABC transporter substrate-binding protein; translated protein: MARSLTTSVSAFALSAALAAASMTTHAQESLTVVSWGGSYGAAQQKHVIDPFQKDTGVRVLFEDYSGGVAEMKAQVESGNIQWDVVDFEVIDLERACSEGLLEEVPRDILPAGVDGTPAEEDFIPEALASECAVGNIVWSVVFAYNERTIGDTKAASLTDFFDTSKIPGKRALRKRPQVNMEWALMADGVAPEDVYEVLATPEGQQQAFDKLDTLKKDIIWFESWSQAPQLLNDGGAVLVQSANGRFYDAIRQENKPFVIVWDGHVYDLDAWAVLKGTPKKELAFKFIAYATQSKPLAGMPDVAYGPTRKSSLPLADQTAAPHLPTAHLDKGIQAGSEFWADYGEALGERFNEWLLK
- a CDS encoding class I SAM-dependent rRNA methyltransferase, which codes for MTLPSLRLKANADRRLRAGHLWVYSNEVDTAATPLNAFAAGDQATLEAAGGKPLGIVGISPNNLICARLLSRDIRYSLDKSLLVHRIQVALSLRERLFDQPCYRLIYADADLLPGLIVDRFHDHLVVQIASATMERSKDAILEALVQVLKPRGVLWKNDSAARDADGLERYVDTAFGVVPEWLDLEENGVKFQTPVVQGQKSGWLYDHRLNRARLAPYVKGKRVLDLFCNVGGWGVQAAAFGASEVFCVDGSAFALDAVERNAALNGVAEKITCVEGDIFEALKELKNAEERFDVVITDPPAFVKRKKDLKNGEAAYRRLNEQAMRLLGKDGILVSASCSMHLPEDNLQNILLGSARHLDRNIQLLERGGQGPDHPVHPAIPETRYIKSLICRLLPNA
- a CDS encoding ABC transporter ATP-binding protein, with amino-acid sequence MDDQAGDRPFLQFRNVKKTYDHKTLVVEDFNLNVAKGEFITLLGPSGSGKTTCLMMLAGFEDVTSGEILINGRPITSIAPYRRNIGMVFQQYALFPHMTIRENLAYPLKIRKQTREHIEQRVDQYLALIELQQFGGRYPAQLSGGQRQRVALARALIFAPDIVLMDEPLGALDKKLREQMQFEIKRLHDQLGFTVIYVTHDQTEALTMSDRIAVFNQGVVQQCAPPDVLYERPANLFVADFIGESNKLRGTIEAVAADRVQVRLNDGGLVSTLKANCVTPGQPTTVSIRPEKLTFTERLGDAGNRVRARFVTSHYVGEYIRYHFETANGSELVVKNMNDSSAPPLATGDEIDLAWLPQDSQALDGQESPKPQ
- the coaD gene encoding pantetheine-phosphate adenylyltransferase, with protein sequence MNRVLYPGTFDPITMGHTDLIERASRLFDEVIIAIAASPHKNPLLPLEQRVALAKEVTAHLPNVKVLGFSTLLAHFVAEQKANVLLRGLRAVSDFEYEFQLANMNRQLAPDVESLFLTPSEKFSYISSTLVREIARLDGDVSKFVHPSVVKALADRYAGN
- a CDS encoding Na/Pi cotransporter family protein is translated as MLSRLLKLSLPVFGFLILSWSFWSSEGWLQLCAGLALFLFGMQCLEEGLRELAGGKLEELLGRSTSTSGKALLFGIGGTMLLQSTTLVSLLTIAFISTGLIQLAGGIAILFGANLGASFGIWLLALAGQNISLSPLALPLLVFGVLAGFNGPKSKAAGRIVLGIAFIFLGIDGIKEGFSAFGAGMDLTAYQADGLAGQLLFVAVGTLLTMVLQSSHATLMLTLAALASGQVDLAQSLAVAIGANIGSAVTTGIMGALGGNRSGQRLALVHVLFNLGTAVAAFILLQPLGWLVLWASGLVGLGDNSLLQLALFHTLFNALGVALFWFWQARLVTLLQRWLPDIEEPEVLITELAVSEQQPEPLPTRARYLEEQALDSVDAAASAVTRELRHMGRLSMEVICHALYLPVEQLEGPIDEHLLNAAPDAHALDADVLYRRHIKGVYSDLLSFMGRMHLPQDEAHQAFWMSCQVVSLQLVDAVKDAKHLQKNLRHYLRQEESVARTSYVELRRHLLETLRELRALHRAELPETLWRERMQWLDQNGADFDGEFRKRLFMAVRSKQLDGLQTSSLMNDLGYASRIFQSLRNALLLGESEELARLLRNEDDLEEPLLLGI
- a CDS encoding YfhL family 4Fe-4S dicluster ferredoxin, producing the protein MSLIITDDCINCDVCEPECPNSAISQGEEIYVIDPNLCTECVGHYDEPQCQQVCPVDCIPLDVNNVESKDELMQKYLIITGKAG
- a CDS encoding ABC transporter permease; its protein translation is MKTPSYYGLWHHLGSWLLKIASWLVLLFLILPILVIVPLSFNSEPFFSFTEGMLKLQPEAWSLRWYEQVFNDPRWLLAIKNSFIIGFFATLLATVLGTCAAVGLAREEMPLRRFITALLLSPMIVPLIITAAGMFFFYSTLNLAGSHLGVIIAHAALGTPFVIITVTATLAGFDYSLVRAALNLGATPLRAFFDVILPLIRPGVISGALFAFITSFDEVVVVLFMAGPQQRTIPRQMFSGLREQINPSILAVATLLILLSIALLVTLELLRRRSQRLRGVQLPD
- a CDS encoding ABC transporter permease, producing MTALTHAERDLASASRRRKRLLAFTFVAPLLLFILLSFVAPIASMLWRSVYHPTVAELIPATLEQLEQWDDDSQTPPEATLAVFAEELHGLAKERQSGKLAEELNRMQAGMSSMVKSTARRLGRLKAEELPQQGVETLLQAHRNWAKPETWRAVRRAGEVYTYHNYLTALDLEHTDQGIRPRDTEIYRQLYTKTLKTALIITVLCALLGYPLAYYLASLPSNRANLLLVLVLLPFWTSLLVRTTAWIALLQTNGVINSFLLSSGLVATPFEMLYTSFATILAMTHILLPFMILPLYSVMRGIDPSYMRAAMSLGAPPLPAFARIYFPMTLPGLSAGALLVFIISVGYYITPALVGGTDGQMISNIIAFHMQSSNNWELAAALGSLLLALILLLYWVYDRFVGAGSIKLG
- a CDS encoding type 1 glutamine amidotransferase domain-containing protein gives rise to the protein MTQALTGKRVAILLTDGFEQVEMTGPKEALEKAGAKVELISAESGTVKGWNHTTPADEFPVDHTFDSIQMDDYDALLLPGGVVNSDTIRTDEMAQELVRDAARANKTIAVICHGGWLLISADLVKGKRMTSWPSLIDDLKNAGAEWVDEQVVVDGHLISSRKPDDIPAFNEAVIKALST